One Plasmodium malariae genome assembly, contig: PmUG01_00_1, whole genome shotgun sequence DNA segment encodes these proteins:
- the PmUG01_00010900 gene encoding fam-l protein, which produces MGKKVKLLLFFKIYSFIFLSWICYFHNYRFEMIRLNNAFFFFFLLFQGMHNKILAECYRNHQKLYARNYQLLAKYKTDKASSIVCLKEGIPNGVNDEKDIYNNDKWATEKRKLSNGNLSQGARVHKKDIINKSCIFETKKYSYIERKIFKELDYENFVKNNRAISNKVYKKIIRKKLGSLLRSPILFLFFLLSIGLILDVSANCGFIYGITKLLNLFVSGWFRTLYETLSSSYIKWMFQPMEKTPNLLKKLQKVQGIFKDAGKEAGYNYAPVFFGYLIYVIPFIILGITLILGVYYYHKKVKKYEKIKLRKV; this is translated from the exons ATGGGAAAAAAAGTTAAGTTACTgttattctttaaaatttatagtttcatctttttaagttggatatgttattttcataattatagg ttcGAGATGATTCGTTTaaataatgcatttttttttttttttttgctttttcagGGTATGCATAACAAAATTTTGGCTGAATGCTATAGAAATcatcaaaaattatatgcacGAAATTATCAATTACTGGCAAAATATAAGACGGATAAGGCTTCAAGTATTGTATGTTTAAAAGAAGGGATACCAAATGGAGTAAACGatgaaaaagatatatataataatgataaatgggcaacagaaaaaaggaaattatcAAATGGAAATTTATCACAAGGTGCAAGAGTCcacaaaaaagatataataaataaatcttgtatatttgaaacaaaaaaatattcctatatagaaagaaaaatattcaagGAACTTGATTATGagaattttgttaaaaacaATAGGGCAATCAGTAATAaagtttacaaaaaaataatacgaaaaaaattgGGATCACTACTGAGGTCACCAAttctctttttgttttttttgttatcaaTAGGACTTATATTAGATGTATCTGCAAATTGTGGGTTTATATATGGGATTACCAAGTTATTGAACTTATTTGTAAGTGGCTGGTTCCGTACCTTATATGAAACATTGAGTTCGtcttatataaaatggaTGTTCCAGCCTATGGAAAAAACACCAAATCTTCTAAAAAAGCTTCAAAAAGTTCAGGGAATATTTAAAGATGCTGGGAAGGAAGCAGGATATAATTATGCGCCGGTTTTTTTTGGTTATCTAATCTATGTTAtaccttttattatattaggtATCACACTTATATTAGGagtttattattaccataaaaaagttaaaaaatatgaaaaaattaaattaaggaaagtataa
- the PmUG01_00011000 gene encoding fam-m protein: protein MEQSIISILFIKISAYILLTWICHFDNDYMFRTSLDNYKLDIKLVRRQYRILVKYKQNKYSKFADLKEDMSNKVKYEKKDSYDKENVLKSKNRKFNKGLLNKAQYYTEFIDYRNGMFDGKHFHFEKKWIKKKDYDDYIEKNKRIGDIALKKIKFRKYRYGIAMLFFFFLLGIGLSISCKFEKTSGGATNNGIDNQILQFLKGILGLNNEGHVFILLFAVTFIMLSILIIIAIYKILRNNEKYQIFKLITE from the exons atggAACAAAGTATTATATCaatcttatttattaaaatttctgcGTATATCCTGTTAACTTGGATATGTCATTTTGACAATGAt tACATGTTCAGAACGTCGTTAGATAACTATAAACTAGATATAAAATTAGTTAGAAGACAATATAGaatattagtaaaatataaacagaataaatattcaaagttTGCAGatttaaaagaagatatGTCAAATAAAGTAAAgtacgaaaaaaaagattcatatgataaagaaaatgtgttaaaaagtaaaaacagaaaatttaataaaggTCTATTAAATAAAGCGCAATATTATACAGAATTTATTGATTATAGAAATGGAatgtttgatggaaaacatttccattttgaaaaaaaatggataaaaaaaaaagattatgatGATTACATTGAAAAAAACAAGAGAATTGGTGATATAgcactaaaaaaaataaaatttagaaaatatagaTATGGAATTgctatgctttttttttttttccttttgggTATAGGATTATCTATATCATGTAAATTCGAGAAGACGTCTGGAGGTGCAACCAATAATGGAATAGATAATCAGATTTTACAATTCCTTAAAGGAATACTAGGTTTAAATAATGAAGGacatgtttttatattattatttgcagTAACTTTCATTATGTTATCAATCTTAATTATAATAGCTATTTATAAGAtcttaagaaataatgaaaaatatcaaatattTAAGTTGATAACAGAGTAA
- the PmUG01_00011200 gene encoding STP1 protein has product MEKCFNSYPNVHASRALQLLTNAQFKNVGSYILSQISSLKNENNKEEFRKKCKNLADYLINSKDSYGYIPEYIWKGTLRTWYSNYFTGITQYGGCFMIFKNEEKKLLELIYDADDFCKKKEVYMEILSKYKKNNSSIYDCNSDDNCINKCAEYNIWIKDMEDHFHVKKSLLHLKCKNKISLSQFPTNSCDIMKSQTFQKISKCLVSNTRVSAQITPEEINEVSEESLSENKAQEPSKSLKQSLSQGENSPNVQTSPSEKHHQEDVLKHSDNQDPTKENEVTEPSQFEKSNPTIDIKSPHLQNEEATILQPPNPENSEALPNSKIISPPTDASSFSSYSTSHSSFSTALGMIKKKKKIRRGHSKFLRLLVPSFSNNKSELLIDDHLEHSIYDEEELIKKIKINELTKNLNSSSRKKDRSKTIIEIHMEILEECGNEEWKNKKEEFLEICIDEFTKKFYRTYLNLTDDDQITQIIKINNDIKKQNILWNKWIDSHRNISEKLKKVDWFNNLKNEWKKEKAYIKEMEELKKKSSNDNHRVPFLETEKDLWKQWISQKGTFIEQYLEQDCLKELAEMVQNMSKDSINEETINYASLINIEELPHKKNYEELYKYIKKKLLTKLCILVLMTIIEECKKEVDFENSESYLDSSINEMKAEEYSDKRQKITEKIIEYNCNDLEKIRNKEIHAYTEEDNFMNQIEHWIREDDTHVNSIDDDGKVKKSDDIEEKHIL; this is encoded by the exons Atggaaaaatgttttaactcg TATCCAAATGTTCATGCTTCTAGAGCGTTACAGTTGCTTACAAATGCCCAATTTAAAAACGTTGGTAGTTATATTCTATCTCAAATctcttctttaaaaaatgagaataataaagaagaatttagaaaaaaatgtaagaatCTGGCTGATTATCTAATTAATTCGAAAGATTCATATGGGTATATTCCAGAATATATTTGGAAAGGAACATTAAGAACTTGGTATAGTAATTACTTTACAGGGATAACTCAATATGGTGGATGTTTTATGATTTTTaagaatgaagaaaaaaaacttttagaATTAATTTATGATGCAGATGATTtctgcaaaaaaaaagaagtatatatggaaatactaagtaagtataaaaaaaataatagtagcaTATATGACTGTAATAGTGATGAtaattgtataaataaatgtgcagaatataatatatggatTAAAGACATGGAGGATCATTTTCATGTTAAAAAGAGTCTCTTACACTTAAAAtgcaaaaacaaaatatctTTATCCCAATTTCCAACAAACAGTTGTGACATAATGAAATCTCAgacttttcaaaaaattagtaaatgCTTAGTGTCTAATACAAGAGTAAGTGCACAAATCACACCTGAAGAGATAAATGAAGTTTCAGAAGAATCACTAAGTGAAAATAAAGCTCAAGAACCCTCTAAATCTCTAAAACAATCTTTATCTCAAGGGGAAAATTCTCCTAATGTTCAAACTTCACCCTCAGAAAAACATCATCAAGAAGATGTACTTAAACATTCAGATAATCAAGATCCAACTAAAGAAAATGAAGTAACAGAACCATCACAGTTTGAAAAATCGAATCCAACTATAGATATTAAATCTCCACATTTACAAAATGAAGAAGCTACAATATTACAACCTCCAAATCCTGAAAATTCGGAGGCACTTCCtaattctaaaattatttctccACCTACTGATGCATCAAGTTTTTCCTCATATTCTACTTCACATTCTTCATTCTCTACAGCTCTAG gaatgattaaaaaaaaaaaaaagataagaagAGGACACTCAAAATTTCTTAGATTATTAGTACCTTCATTTTCTAACAATAAAAGTGAGCTTTTAATAGATGATCATTTGGAGCACTCGATATATGATGAGGAAGaactcataaaaaaaattaaaataaatgaacttacaaaaaatttaaactCGTCAAGCCGAAAAAAAGACAGGTCCAAAACCATAATAGAAATACATATGGAAATACTCGAAGAATGCGGAAATGAAGaatggaaaaacaaaaaagaggaaTTCTTAGAAATATGTATAGATGAGTTCacaaaaaagttttatagGACTTATCTCAATTTAACGGATGATGATCAAATAAcacaaattattaaaattaataatgatattaaaaaacaaaatattctaTGGAATAAATGGATAGACAGCCATAGAAATATttctgaaaaattgaaaaaagtagattggtttaataatttgaaaaatgaatggaaaaaagaaaaagcatacataaaagaaatggaagaattaaaaaagaaatcttCCAATGACAATCACAGAGTTCCTTTTCTAGAAACAGAAAAAGATCTATGGAAACAATGGATATCGCAAAAGGGTACTTTTATAGAACAATATTTGGAACAGGACTGTCTCAAAGAATTGGCAGAAATGGTGCAGAACATGTCAAAAGATTCTATAAACGAAGAAACCATAAATTACGCAtcactaataaatatagaagaattaccccacaaaaaaaattatgaagaattatataaatatataaaaaaaaaattattaacaaagcTATGTATTCTCGTGCTTATGACAATAATAGAAGAATGCAAAAAAGAGGTAGATTTTGAAAATAGTGAATCGTATTTGGATAGTTCCATAAATGAAATGAAGGCAGAAGAATATTCAGataaaagacaaaaaatTACAGAAAAGATAATTGAATATAACTGCAAtgatttagaaaaaataagaaataaggAAATTCATGCATATACTGAGGAGGACAATTTCATGAATCAGATAGAACATTGGATAAGAGAAGATGATACACACGTAAATTCTATAGATGATGATgggaaagtaaaaaaatcaGATGATATAGAAGAAAAACACATTTTATAG
- the PmUG01_00011300 gene encoding fam-m protein translates to MMEKNIKLHIIKIAMFLLTWICHFNNDLSTFSKSLDEKCCISRRLGTGTYGSLAKYEMNKNSINICLEENIRNNKMSDKKGIKRKITLPNKNLLNKAQYYTEVVDYNNAMFDGKHLHFEKKWIKKKDYDDFIDKNRKICDIYLKKLKFRNYGFGVSLFFLFFLLGIVIPVLTVFKPLIDAWKAIDKEDHPLHFLTEITEWLGVEKKPYIYIILFSVLMVMLSVMLIIALYKILRNNEKFKKIKLMTALID, encoded by the exons atgatggaaaaaaatataaaattgcatattattaaaattgctaTGTTTCTCTTAACTTGGATATGCCATTTTAACAATGATCTG AGTACATTTAGTAAATCCCTCGATGAGAAATGCTGTATTAGTAGAAGATTAGGTACAGGAACTTATGGATCACTAGCCAAATatgaaatgaataaaaattcaattaatatttgtttagaagaaaatattcgaaataataaaatgagcgataaaaaaggaatcaaaagaaaaatcaCTCTAccaaacaaaaatttattaaataaggcACAATACTACACAGAAGTTgtagattataataatgcaatgtttgatggaaagcatttacattttgaaaaaaaatggattaaaaagaaagattATGATGATTTTATTGacaaaaataggaaaatttgtgatatatatttaaaaaaattaaaatttagaaattatGGATTTGGAGtttctctattttttctttttttcttgttgGGAATTGTAATTCCCGTATTAACAGTATTTAAACCTTTGATAGATGCATGGAAAGCTATTGATAAAGAAGATCATCCATTGCATTTTTTGACAGAAATTACGGAATGGTTAGGTGTGGAAAAGAAAccttacatttatataatactttttagTGTACTTATGGTTATGTTATCTGTTATGCTTATAATAGCGCTTTATAAGATCTTAagaaataacgaaaaatttaaaaaaattaagttgatGACGGCGTTAATTGACTAA
- the PmUG01_00011400 gene encoding fam-l protein, protein MEQNFKTFLFVKISVFVLLIWICLLNNDMMIFNNPVDVNCMFHIKIDRRNYRLLTKYIHDKNSIITGLKEDVPYNKLNKKKDISNNENWETGKKELSSRCFSRNMGVDKKAMKNKSCIFKTKKYSHMEKKIFKELDYQNFLKKNRTITDKTYKKIISKKYGLRLAIPVLLFLFFLIVFIVDFSLGFSTSKVSWEGSFLGLWPYLKELTNDKYGWLSKVLDWLKKNTSGLWHHYGMGEQSTACDLCSVGSNGVNISEQCILGQLFGYIFYFVPFIILGVTFISWIIYYHKKVKKYQKIKLKKR, encoded by the exons ATGGAACAAAACTTTAAGACTTTcttatttgttaaaatttctgtgtttgttcttttaatttGGATATGTCTTCTTAACAATGACAtg ATGATATTTAACAACCCCGTGGATGTGAATTGCAtgtttcatataaaaatagatagaagaaattatcgattactaacaaaatatatacatgataAGAATTCAATTATTACGGGATTAAAAGAAGATGTaccatataataaattaaataaaaaaaaagatatatctaataatgaaaattggGAGACAGGAAAGAAGGAATTATCAAGTAGATGTTTTTCAAGAAATATGGGTGTCGATAAAAAAGCTATGAAGAATAAATCTTGTATattcaaaacaaaaaaatattcccatatggaaaaaaaaatattcaaagaactcGATTACCagaattttcttaaaaaaaacaggACAATTACTGATAAAacgtacaaaaaaataatcagtaaaaaatatggttTACGACTAGCTATACCTGTATTATTGTTCTTGTTTTTCTTGATAGTATTCATAGTAGATTTCTCACTAGGTTTTTCTACATCTAAAGTTTCATGGGAAGGAAGTTTTTTAGGACTATGGCCTTATTTAAAAGAGTTGACTAATGATAAGTATGGATGGTTATCAAAAGTATTAGATtggttgaaaaaaaatacatcaGGATTATGGCACCATTATGGTATGGGGGAGCAGTCTACTGCATGTGATTTGTGTAGTGTTGGATCAAATGGTGTTAACATCAGTGAACAATGCATATTAGGACAGTTATTTggatatatattctatttcGTACCGTTCATTATATTAGGTGTCACATTTATATCATGGATTatttattaccataaaaaagttaaaaaatatcaaaaaattaaattaaagaaaagataa
- the PmUG01_00011600 gene encoding fam-l protein translates to MERKIKTLLFIKIYAFVFISWICHFYTYMSKQNKYLVECYNHRRKIYARNYRLLAKYKQDKDSIIVCLEEEIPNRVNDKKNISNSKKLDSGEKKQSNGNFPINIRGHKKNIKNKSCIFETKQYSYMEKKIFKELDYVDFLKNNRTISNNTYKKIMYKKCGLRFALPIFLLLILSISFVLDNFYQYGMFDGLFRLITKYSGFKWMEDLTSKLWNSPFKWLFISQKAISKSSGTPRKLCIDGYMVSVSFCGFFIYFVPFIILGIILILGVVYYHKKVKKYEKIKFTKR, encoded by the exons ATGGAACGAAAAATTAAGACActgttatttattaaaatttatgctTTTGTGTTTATAAGTTGGATATGTCATTTTTACACTTATATG AGTAAGCAAAACAAATATTTGGTTGAGTGCTACAATCATCGTAGAAAAATATACGCAAGAAACTATCGTTTACTGGCGAAATATAAGCAGGATAAGGATTCAATTATTGTATGTTTAGAGGAAGAAATACCAAATAGAGTtaacgataaaaaaaatatatctaatagtaaaaaattggACTCAGGAGAAAAGAAACAGTCAAATGGAAATTTCCCAATAAATATAAGAggccataaaaaaaatattaaaaataaatcttgtatatttgaaacTAAACAGTATTcttatatggaaaaaaaaatattcaaagaacttgattatgtagattttcttaaaaacaacAGAACAATAAGCAAtaatacttataaaaaaataatgtataaaaaatgcGGATTGCGATTTGCTTTAcctatatttctattattaatCTTATCAATATCATTTGTGTtagataatttttatcaatatgGGATGTTTGATGGTTTGTTTAGATTAATAACAAAGTACTCAGGATTCAAATGGATGGAAGATTTAACTTCAAAATTGTGGAATTCCCCATTTAAATGGTTATTTATAAGTCAAAAAGCGATTAGTAAATCAAGTGGTACACCAAGGAAACTCTGTATAGATGGATATATGGTTTCAGTGAGTTTTTGtggattttttatatattttgtaccttttattatattaggtATCATACTTATTTTAGGGGTTGTTTATTACCATAAGaaggttaaaaaatatgaaaaaattaagtttacaaaaagataa